GAGGTAGTTTTTAATGTCGGGAAGTTCCTGCTCGAAAAAAGTTTTCATCTTGCCGAGCAGATTCGCCTCAATCTGCCTGACCCTCTCCCGGGATATGGAATACTCGTCGGCGATGGTCTGGAGGGTGAGCGGCTCATCACTCAGGAGCCTGTCAACCAGAATTGCATGCTCCTTGTCATTCAGGCTGCCTTTCAGTTTTTCGATCACCGCTGAGATCTTGGCTTTCATCTCATTCTCAGCCACCATCTCTTCAACGGTCGGTCCGTAACTCTCGATAAAGTCCTTCTGTTCGTCACTGGAATCATCCCGGATCGGGCTTTCAAGGGATAGATCATTGCCGCCCATCCGCTGGGTCATCTCAATAACTTCGCTCTCCTTCACATTCAGCCTTTCGGCAAGGAGTTTGGGTTCTGCCTTGAACCCCTGGGCCTCCAGAAGTTTACGTTCCTTGTTCAGACTGAAAAACAGCTTGCGCTGGGCCTGGGTGGTGCCGATTTTCACCAGCCGCCAGTTGTCCATGATC
The Pseudomonadota bacterium DNA segment above includes these coding regions:
- a CDS encoding RNA polymerase factor sigma-32 — translated: MTKRMTDSDYEEGQPIDSDVMQHPLVALADDEHLPALGQAGLHRYLQEISQHELLSREETEELAIRYQETKDPDAAYRLVTSNLRLVVKVAMDFQKYWMQNFLDLIQEGNVGLVQAVKKFDPYRGVKFSYYAAYWIRAYILKSIMDNWRLVKIGTTQAQRKLFFSLNKERKLLEAQGFKAEPKLLAERLNVKESEVIEMTQRMGGNDLSLESPIRDDSSDEQKDFIESYGPTVEEMVAENEMKAKISAVIEKLKGSLNDKEHAILVDRLLSDEPLTLQTIADEYSISRERVRQIEANLLGKMKTFFEQELPDIKNYLDEILTSWRRGG